ATGGATGACAcatgacacaaaacacagacaagaaaCATGACTGATTTAAGGATttattaaacagttaaaaaagaaaacaaaaaaacaccggAAAAAGGGAGGAACAAATCTAAATAGACAAGCTCTAAGAATTAGTGACTAAACATGACCAAACAAATGGAAACTGCAGTAAACATGAGCATATGaaactagaaaaacaaacataactaAGGGAAGTTCGAGAAGCTCAACAAAAACAGGAATATACAGGAGAACTATTCAGAAGAGAGTCTGAgcagaaactaaactaaaacccAACTTACAGCAAAACATGAAGAGGAAAGTCTTTAGCAAATGAGAAGAACAACTAAGGGAAAAGGGGCCTAAGGTCTTGAAAGCTTGTCTGCTGATGAGTGGAGCCAGGTGTTATGGAGTGTGAGTGTGATGGCCACCCTTACTGCCACACAGTCCAGTTAAACATCAGTAACCAACCTGCACTGCACAATTTGGTTTCCTTTGATTTAcactttataatttaataattgtaatttagtTTACATTGAACACATTATATTGTACCGATCATGAAATGagtcatttaaatttttgtaaattcagttgtttttttctgtcctttcggcttatcctgtgggttcagggtcgtcacagcggatcatttgtctgcatgttgatttggcacagtttttaacgccggatgcccttcctgacccaaccctcccgAACCGGCGCTGCGTGCCTGGGGAGGAGGATGGGCTGTTGGAGGTTCGAtgttttgcccagggacactttggcatCTGGTCGGGAGGAGCGGGGCACGAGCCTgtgaccctatggtcggtaggagTCAACTCCAGCACCTGAGCCACTGTTGCCCCAGACTTCTGGAAATTTCTGTTTTAGGATTTTGGATTATTTAGCTATGTTATGTTaattatataattgttttgtctAATTATTAGATTTATGcctatattttgttatttataacaTAATTGTGAGGTTTTGTCTTTCAGTTACCCCTGGTGGGTCTTTAATGTTGTGATCAGCCATTATCTATGTTCCATGTGTTTCCCCAGTCGGTGGGTTACTTTGTTTCTGTGGAGAACAGATGCTTGAGGATGAAGTAGAGGGCCTAGTTTACAGTGTCACCTACAGTACTCTACAGTGTTTTCGCTTTGTAGCTGAACAGCAGCGGGTCCAAAAGTGGGTAAGCTCTGTTGTTGTTTAGTACAgtgaatatttgttattttggtgCAGAAATAGTATTCGATAATCTTAGTCCTGGCTCCTTCTTGGGTGGAACAGGAAAATCTGAGCTGGGTGCCAGAGTAATGAGGGTGTTGTCAGGTCTTGACCCTCGTCTTTCACATTAACAGAAGAACTTAGTTCATCTTTTGGGGAAAAGCAGCAAACCCTGCTCTAACATGTACTAATTTAGCTATAACCTTGAACCACAAAAACGTATTCAGCATTTGCGGGATTTACTATTTAAATAGCTTATTTGTGTCCATGTATATGACCGCACTACGCTGgctaaatacataaatgcatctTCTTCTCCCTATTTTATATCAAGAGATGAagtatgaaaaactaaaatgcagcTTATCAATACAGAGGTTTGTAGAAATGCTGTTATATCACTGACCAAACAGATAGAGGCACTCACACATTGTAACAACAGGTATTGTCCATACAGACACAGAAGTTAGATAAATCTTTCTACCTGATAGTTTTTCCCGGTTTTGTGACAGAGCCATGAATCAGAACTTTGCTTGCAGTTTGCTCGTTAAAAAAAATGGGGGTaagtaatataaatatataatagtaGGGGTAACTGTAACCAAGATCAAACCTATGACTTGGTCTCATGTCACAGTTCCAGAGGACagaatttgtttaaatttactttttaatgaagactaaagatgatttttttttaatttatggtgCAATTAAACTGTTGTGTGCATGGATGTCTATACTGAACAAAGCCAGAGTTCCAAAACGCAAACTGAGCATGTATGAGAAATCACATGAAGACTTTATCACTGTTTGCTCTGCTGATTATCTTCAGAGATTTTTTTCAGAGGATTTCCAGCAGCTCCTAGAAACCGGGTTTGACCCTCAGAAAGGTTCCTGACAATCCTACAAGTGAACGTCTCCATAGTATAACCTGACCTCCAGTTTGAGTCTGTACACCCACAACATACTTATTTGCGCCCACCTGCTCTGATATTACATCCATggctcatctctctgctcagttAATCTGCATTCCTCCACAAACTGGACATCAAGAACAAAGAGGACTTGGGGTGAATGGGGAGAGAAAAGTGGCTAAAACAATTTCATAGAGAACTGAAGAAGCAATATTTTAACAAGGGCCATTATAAGACACATAAGCAGTTTTTGCAATGGGAAATCTTCCAAAATTCTTTCAGTAAAACCCTAAAAAAAATTATCCCAAAATTGTGCTTAATGTGGCCtctgtaaataaatactgtaaaacaaaaactatggATTTTATCACCCATCACTTACATTGGAAGAAAAATATGAAGAGATTTCTGAATGGCCATCACTAAAAAAAGCTGTTACATTATTGCTATGGGCAATAGGTTATTGTTTTTagacacacttaaaaaaatctgaacctCTCCTTTAAGTTGACCTATTTCAGAGATAACAATATGACTGAGGGTCAGTAAAAAAATCATCTGAGATCaaatttacacattattttattggTAGTTAATGGTAATCTGTAGGTACTGAGAGTATGCCAGATATTTAGCTACAACACATTGTGGTCATTCGTTCAGTCTTTTCACCACGTTGAACCTTGCtatagtgtttgttttaattcagcCAATCCCATGCTGGGTGAAAAGTTCTGGATCGCAGTCAGATGGGGTTTACCAGACCAGTTAAGTTGGAAAGCCGTACGTGATGTTGCACTAAGCACATCGTGCAAAACATTAACATGTAACAAAAGTACCAAATCCAAAACTCTGTCTTTATGTCGGCAGACTTTAGTGATGCCATTTTCCCATCCACATTTAAATTCATCCATCAGTCATCAACTTTGTGAGCTCGTCGGCAGAATGTCCAGTGATGTTCCACTGTGTTCTCATTGGCCCGTTCACTCATGTGGTGAACACGAGTGTTGCGTATTGTGAAACCCTGgtaaagaacaagaaaagacaaacttgGCCCATCAAAAACACACCAGACAACCCATACTATGTGGTGGCAAATTGTGAACATGTAAAGTTATGAAAAGGGCTATTTTCTGAGAATTGTATTTACTGGTTTTTTGAAATGCAAGACCTATACAGGATCAAGTATCTTCTTCAACAAGGTGTGACCTGATTTCATGGTTTCTGAGACTGatgtaaacattgttttttagcAGGAAGAGCTCTTCTACACATGATGTTAAAGGTGACATAATAACCACTTACTGATTTGGAGATAAAATCAAGCAGATGGACTCGCAGGCCAACTTCCTGTTGGTGGTCACATGGGCCAAAGGTAAAGGACACCTGGTAGTCTCTAGTGTCCATCATGTGTTTGTTCCACTTTGTGAAACTGCTGGAGATGGACTCCAGCATAGCATGGACCTAACGAACAAGAGTCAATCGTGTCACtatataaaatatactttattCATTGTTTAATCACTTCTTAATTATTGTTTAATCACTTCTTCCTAAATCTCAATCCCTATAGGACTTGCTTAATTGACTTCAGCTTCCAGCGTAAAATGCAAAAGGCTTCTTAccacatttagatttttgaacACCTGTAAATTAGAGTGGTGCTATTAAGTTTGTGaatcatttaaatgttctcCATTTCTTTGTAAGACTTAAAACATGATCAgattttcatttcaacttttaaaACTAGACAAAAGGaacccaacaaaacaaaacaaacagcaaaacctattaatttttttattgtggaaaatggTTGATGCAATCCTAAATATTCTGTGGCAAAAGTGCAGGAAAACTTGGATTATTTAACTGGCAAGACCACATTCTGCAGCAATAACTTTAACTAAACGTATCTGTTAactgtttataataataataataataataataataataataataataataataataataataataataataataataataataataataataataataataataataataatataaaaataaataaaataaaaaataaaaggaataatTACTAATAAATACAAAGCAAACATGTTGAATATTGTAGTTTACTTGACTGTTCCAACcgaacacaataaaataatttcacattagGGAAGGACCTGTAGATTTGTATCAAGCAGAACATGTGAAAGGGAAGGAACATTTTTGCTTCAAAGAACGCAGACGCATTCTCACTGACCTTGGTGGTGATGGTGAGCTGGGTGATAATGACTGCAACTGGATTGGAGTACTTGGACAACTTCCTGGTGCTGGAcagctccaccacctcctcATAGGTGTCAgttgggtagagcagcaggggTTTGGGGTCTCCCAGGCACTGGATCAGGGGCTCAATCTGATAGAAGTCAGCTTCCTTCCTGAGCATATCCTTCTCTTTGAAGTCGCAAGGCAAGACCAACTCTGACGTCCGCAGGAAGTTGAGGATATAGCTGAAACAGCAGTGGGACAGACTGGACAGCTGAATGGACTCCATACATCTCAGTTAGGAGGGGAGTGTGTCCAGCTATACATTTATACTGTGATCCCAgttatactactactactactaataataataataaaagaagtcTAATTCACTTTTGCTCACCGAAACAGTGGGCCGTCACGATCAATGAAGTAGTTTCCATGCGCATCTCTGACGGTGGGGAGGTTTCCTCTGAACATAGCTCCCAGCATAGAGTCTGGGTAGCGCTGCAGCGTGCACAGAGACGTGCTGTACACACAGCCACCTACATTAAGTGAGACTGGCTCCCCCATCTAGTCAGAgtcagaaacaaaaatgaaggtCACTACATAATACACCAAGAAAGAATTTGAGTGCTTGGAAGTTTGAACTTGACAAGCTAAACACTGGAGTCACTTAAGCACAACTGTACATCTATTATCCACTGttagtatatttaaaaaataaaatacaaattgaaTATACAATGCACTGCTTCTGATTATTTTAcctctatatatttatattagtaTAGTTTAGAGAGTATCACTGAAATGGAACTTGTTGAGTTCCACAATTTGTGACCTATACTATAGAGCACTGCCCAGCGGAGCACAGTGGACCTCAATCCTGCTTCTTAAGACCtgtgctctgcttgtttttcaactaACCCTGCACTACCCATTGCTGATTACATGAAACAGGTGTGTTGAGCGAACCAGAAGCTAGAAGATACCACTCCACTCTCATctgagatggtatcttccaatacacctgatgcaggtaatcagcagtgagtTTAGATGGGATGatcagaaaacaagcagagcagggatccttgaggaccaggaaaaagaaacatataCACTAGAGATATTCTCCAGGTGAGCCCAGGCTGGACTGTGAAGCAAATTTAGTGTAGTAGTTGAACTGTGTGACTAAATCTTCTGGATTTATCATGTCATGCACACTGGCCCAAAAATCATTTTTCCATAGAAAATGAACTAAGCTGAGTAAAATGGTGAATACATTTCTCCGGCAAAATCCCTAAGGAGTTACTCTTTATTATTGTTGAAAAGTTGTCCAATTTGTCCAATTTAATTTT
This genomic interval from Channa argus isolate prfri chromosome 5, Channa argus male v1.0, whole genome shotgun sequence contains the following:
- the kctd6a gene encoding BTB/POZ domain-containing protein KCTD6a, giving the protein MENGDLRYIMMGEPVSLNVGGCVYSTSLCTLQRYPDSMLGAMFRGNLPTVRDAHGNYFIDRDGPLFRYILNFLRTSELVLPCDFKEKDMLRKEADFYQIEPLIQCLGDPKPLLLYPTDTYEEVVELSSTRKLSKYSNPVAVIITQLTITTKVHAMLESISSSFTKWNKHMMDTRDYQVSFTFGPCDHQQEVGLRVHLLDFISKSGFTIRNTRVHHMSERANENTVEHHWTFCRRAHKVDD